The Candidatus Deferrimicrobiaceae bacterium region CGACTGTTCGGCGGAGCAATTCGCGGTGTCCCCGGTGGACCCCGTCGAAATTGCCGATGGTGACCGCCGCGCCGCTCGCGGGAAGACCGGAGGACGGCCCGGACAGCACGGTCATGCGTCTTGTCAAAGCGAAAAACCCCCGTGTGAAAATGATATTATACGCCGGTGAAACGGCTCCACAAATATATCCTCGCCGAGGTGGCGGGCCCTTTTTTCATCGGTCTGCTCACCTTCACGCTGGTTGTCCTTCTCCATCGCTTCTCGCTGCTCTCCGACCTCGTCGTGTCCAAGGGCGTGCCGCCCGAGCTTGGCGGGCGACTGCTGCTCGCCTTCGTCCCCATGTTCCTCGAGATCACCCTGCCCGCCGCGCTGCTGCTGGCGGTCCTGCTCGCCCTGGGCCGTTTCGGCGCCGATTCCGAGATCACGGCCATGCAGACCGCGGGGATGGGAATGCGCAGCTTCGCCGGGCCCGTCATGCTGGTCAGCATCCTCGCCTTTTCCGCCAGCCTCTACATCGGTTGGGCAGGGGTCGCCTGGGGAAACCGCGAGATGAAAGCCACCCTCGCCCGCATCCTGTCGATCCGCGCGGGCGCCGGCGCCTCCGAGCACGTCTTCCAGGAGATCACGCCCGACGTCCTCCTTTTTCCCGACCGGATGTCGACCGACGGCCGGCGGATGGACGGCCTTCTGCTCGTCCACAACCTCGGCCGCCGCGAGCCCGCGCTGGTCTTCGCCCGGCGCGGGGAGTTCGCTTCCGGCACCACGAACGCGGTCGGCCTGACGCTGCTCGACGGCGCCGTCCACACCGATGCGCCCGAGGACAACGCCTACCGGTTCGCAAGTTTCCGCTCGCTCGAATTCCGGCTGCCGCTGGCGCTCTCCGACGCGATCAACCCCGATGACCCGCGCAACCTGACGGTGCCCCAGCTTTTCCGGAAGATCCGCGAGAAGGGAACGGGCAAGGAAGGGGCGACTTTCATCTACCACTTCCACCGCCGGCTTTCGCTGGCGGCTTCGTGCCTCGCGTTCGGGCTCGCCGCCGTCCCGCTCGGCCTGTTCCAGCGGGCCCGCGGCAAGTCGCCGGCGCTGGCGATCACCGTCGCCGTCATCCTCTTCTACTACATGTTCCTTGCCGCGGCAGGCGCCGTCGAGTCGAGCTCCCGCATCGGGATGATCCTCCTGATGTGGCTCCCCAACCTGCTGGTTTTCGGCGGCGCGGTCGTCATATTCCGGATGTCCGAAACGGGGATTCCCGCCCCGCCCCGCATCCTGACGATCCTCTCGGCCCGCCGATGACGATCCTCCAGCGCTACCTCTTCCGCGAGCTGGCCAAGACGATCCTCCTTTGCTCGTTCGGGTTCGTCATGCTCTTCCTCGTCATCGACTTCGTCGACAAGGCCGACGACTTCCTGAAGCACGGCGCAGCGGCGCGCGAGATCGCCCTCTACTACCTGGCCACCGCCCCGAGCGTCTTCGTCCAGATCTCCCCGGTCGCGGTCCTCGTCGCCGTGCTCGTCACCATCTCGCTCCGGGCGCGCAGCAACGAGCTGACCGCCATGTTCGCGGGGGGATTAAGCCTGCCGAGGGTGTGCGCCCCGATCCTGATCGGCTGCACGCTCGTCTCGCTCCTGTCGTTCGGCTTTTCCGAGCTGCTCATTCCGCGCGCGTCGCGTGCCGCGCGGGAAGTCTCCCGCGCACGAGTCCAGCCCGGAAAGGTCGCCGCGCAATTCTCGATGAACCGCTACTGGATCCGGGGGGAAGGCGCCATCCTGTCGGCACAGCTGGTCGATTCGCGGGCCCGGACGCTTTCGGGCTTCCAGTATCTCGGAATCACCCCCGACTTCCGGCTGATCCGGCGCATCGAGGCCACGACGGCCACTTTCGGGAAGGACGGCCGGTGGCATCTCGACAACGGGATCGAGCGGACGGAAACGGGCGGCTTCGTTCCCGTTCCGTTCGCCCGGGAAACGTTCTCGTTCCCCGACACGATCCAGGGCTTCGTCGACGGAGAGACGCCGCCCGCCGAGATGACCTGGTCGCAGTTGTCCGCCTACGTCGCCGACCTCCGCGCCAAGGGGTATGACGTCCACCAGTATGCCGTCGACCTGAACGCGAAGCTGGCCTACCCGCTGCTCAACATCATCGTCAGCCTGATCGCCATCCCGTTCGCGCTGTCGGCCCCGCGCTCCGGCGGGGTCTGGCGCAGCATCGGCATCGGGCTGCTCGTCGGCTTTTTCTGCTGGATCACCCTCTCGCTGTCGCTCTCCGTCGGGCGCAAAGGGCTTTTGCCCCCGTTCGTCGCCGCCTGGGCCCCGGGATTCCTGTTCGCCTCGGCCGGCCTGCTGCTGTTCCGGCATGCCAGGCGCTGATTTCAGACGACCCGAATGACGAACTCCGGGCAGGCCTCCGCGCAGTATCCGCACAGCACGCAAATCGACGCGTCCACCTCGGCCTTCCCGTCCACGATCGAGAGCGCCCGCGAGGCGCAGGCCGGCACGCAGGCGCCGCACCCCTTGCAGAACTGAGTCATGATGCGCAGCCGACGCCGACGCGCCTCGAGCGGTTTCCAGACGTCTTCTTCCGCCACTCCCTCCGCGAAGAAGCGGACGTTCGCGTCGACCTCCTCCGCCGAGAGCATCCCGATCGCCACCGCATGGACGAACGGGAACGACCGCACCCATGCCAGACTGGCCCGCGCGTCGCGGATGAAGTTGCCGCCGGCAAGCGCCTTCATCGCGTAGATCCCCTTGCCGGCCTCCGCGCATGCGGAGATCGCCTCCAACATTTCGTCGACCGTCCCGCCGAGAATCCCCATGCCGACCCGATTGAGCAGCGGGTGGATCACCTCCACCTCGGGATGACGCGCCGCCTCGCGAATCGCGGGCACGTAGTGGGACGACAGGCCGACGTGCGCGATCTTCCCCTCTTCTTTCATCTTCAACAGCTCCGCGAAGACCTCCGTGCGGTCGGAAAACGGCCGCTCCACCTTCGCCCCGTGCATGTGGACCACCTCGATCCGCTCGCGCCCCATCTCCCGCAGCGCCCGCTCGACGTGCGCGCGCGCCGTCGCCGGATCGGCCGCGTGCGTCTTCGAGAGGACCACGACCGGGCCGTCCCATCCGCCCAGCCCTTCCCGGACGTGGCCATAGGTGCCGTACAGTTCGGCGGTGTCGATCGTCGTCACCCCGCGATCGAGCGCCCGGCGGATCAGTTTCCCGCCCTCCGCCGGTAAAAGGTTCGCCTGCAGAGGTCCCATCGGGAGCGTGCCGAACACGAGCGGGAAGATCTCCAGGCCTGTCTTGCCGAGTCGTACCGTCTTCATCATTCCTCCGTTGCGTTTTCCGTGTGATTCCCAGTATACCTGAGCAGATCGGCACTCCCTTGACCGGGGGGGGGAAACCACAGGCAGGGCGTACGGCATCCAACAAGGGTAAAGGAAAAGGAGGACGCGATGAAACCATTGTCAGGGAAAAAGGTGCTCTTCCTCGTCAACCAGGTCGACTTCCGGGATGAAGAGATGCTCCAACCGAAAGAGGAATTGACGGCTGCCGGCGCAGTCGTTTTCATCGCAGCCAGGGACAAGGCCACCGCGAAGGGCATGCTCGGCGCCGTGGTCGAACCGGATCTCGCGATCCGCGACGCGATGGCGGCGGACTACGATGCCGTCGTCGCCGTCGGCGGCCGCGGCACGCCCGACTGGCTCTGGCAGGACGATGCCGCCCACGCACTGCTGCGAGATTCGAAGGCGGCGGGGAAGCTGGTCGCAGGCATCTGCCTGTCGGGCGCGACGTTGGCGATCGCCGGCGTGCTGAAGGGGGTCGAAGCCACCTGTTGGCCCACCGACGACTCCCTGAAGGCCATGCGCAGCGGCGGAGCCTCTTATGTCGACCGCCCGGTCGTCGTTTCGGGGAAGATCATCACGGCCAATGGGCCGCCCGCAGCCCACGAATTCGGAAAAGCGCTGATCGCGGCGCTCTCGCGATAGCCGAACCGAATCTCGACGATCGCTTCCGTGAAGCCGTCCGAACCTTCTGTACCGATTGTTGCGTCAAAATGCAATCGGCAACCACGGGAAGGGCAGGAGGGCGACATGACGACTTTCGATAAGGGCAAGATCGAAGCGTTGAAAAGCGGCTTCAAGGGCGAGATCCTGCTTCCGGGAAACGGCGCCTACGAATCCGCACGCGGGATCTGGAACGCGATGATCGACAGGCACCCCGCGGTCATCGCCCGTTGCACCGACACGCCGGGCGTCGTCCGGTGCGTCAACTTCGCGAGGGACAACGCCCTCCTGCTCGCCGTGCGCGGCGGGGGGCACAACATCGCCGGCAACGCGGTGTGCGACGACGGTTTCGTGATCGACCTTTCGCTGATGAAGGCCGCACGAGTCGACGTCGCCGGACGCCGCGCCACCATCGAAGGGGGCGCCACGCTCGGGGACCTCGACGCCGCCACCCAGGCCCACGGCCTCGCCACGCCGACCGGCATCAATTCCACCACCGGCATTGCCGGGCTCACGCTCGGCGGAGGCTTCGGCTGGCTCAGCCGCAAGTACGGCATGACGGTCGACAACCTCGAGTCCGCCGAGGTGGTGACCGCGGCCGGCGAAGTGGTGCGCGCCAGCGCGACCGAACACCCCGACCTCTTCTGGGCGCTCCGGGGAGGCAGCGGCAATTTCGGCGTGGTCACCCGCTTCGAGTTCCGGCTTCACCCCGTCGGCCCCGACCTCCTGAGCGGCCTCATCGTGTACCCCCTTTCGGAGGCAAAGGCGGTGCTCCAGCAGTATCGGGAATTCATCGACAAGGCGCCTGACGAGCTCTCGGTGTGGCCCGTCCTGCGCCTGGCGCCACCGCTGCCGTTCCTGCCAGAGGCGGTCCACGGCAAGGGAATCGTCGCGCTGGCGCTGATCTACGCGGGAGACCCGAAGGCGGGCGAACAACGGGTCGAGCCGCTGCGCCGGTTCGGCACGCTCCTGGGCGAGCACGTCGGCGTCCAGCCCTACGTGGCCTGGCAGAAGGTTTTCGACCCCCTCCTCGCCCCCGGCGCCCGCAACTACTGGAAATCCCACAATTTCACGAAGCTTGAGGACGGCCTCTTCGATACCGTGATCGACGCCATCGGGAAGCAGCCTTCCCCGCAGTGCGAGATCTTCTTCGGATCGATCGGGGGCGCCACCACCCGCCCGGCCCCGGACGCCACCGCCTACGCCCACCGCGAAACCCGCTTCGTGATGAACGTCCACGGCCGTTGGGACGACGCAGCCGACGACCAGCGCTGCATCGGCTGGGCGCGCGATTTCTTCAAGGCTTCGGCCCCCTTCGCCAGCGGCGGCGTCTATGTCAATTTCCTCACCGCCGATGAAGGCGACCGCATCCGCTCCGCCTACGGCCCGAACTACGACCGCCTCGTCCAGGTGAAGCGCAAGTACGATCCGGCCAACCTCTTCCGGGTGAACCAGAACATCCCGCCGGGCTAGAGCGTGACCAGCTCGTACCGGTCGTTGCCCATTTTCATTTCCTTCATGTACGAAAGCTGGCGCAGCCCCTTGCGGGATTCGATGCGCTCCCGGAGGTCGTGGAGCTCCGCCTCGGGAAGCCCGTACACCAGGTCGATTGACGCCTTGTCGACGGCCAAAAGGTCGGTGGAGGCGAGGATCCCCAGATTGCGGGCCTTGACCGGAGCAGCCGTGACGCCTGCACAGTCGCAATCCACGGACATGTTCCGCAGCACGTTGATGTAGACGATCCGGTTGCCGAAATGATCGATGGAGGCCTTGGCCGACTCCACCATGTTTTCCTGGAAAGGCTCGCCCTTGAGCCACGACGCATAGTTTTCGTTGTCGGGGGCGGCATGGATCATCTTCTTACCGATGGGCCCGTCCGCGAGGCCGATGGCGATGTTCTTCAGCGATCCGCCGAAACCGCCCATGGCGTGACCCTTGAAATGGGTCAGCACCACCAGCGAGTCGTACTTCAGGAGGTTCCTGCCCACGGACATCTCCTTGAAACGTTTCCCTCCCTTGACGGGAATCATCACCGCCCCGTCCTCGTCGAGGATGTCCACCGGACAGAAATCCCAACCGTTGACCTTGATGGTCTCGCGGTGATCCGCCGTGGTGGATCTCTTTCCCTTGTACAAGGTGTTGGTCTCGACCAGGCAACTGCCGGGAATCCGCGCCTGCAGCGCCTTCACCATGTCCCGCGGGAGGATGTTGGGACCGTTCGGCTCGCCGGTATGCACCTTGATGCCGGTCCTGCCCGTAATCTCGCGATCGATCCTCGAATAGATCTTCAGCAGCGCGTCCGGGCCGATGTCCCGTGAAAAGTACACTCGGGAACTGTCCGACCCGGCACCGAGCGCGTCCCCCATGCCGCGGAATCCGCACAGGGCGCCCGCGCCCAGCACGACGGCGCTGGTCTTCAGGAACGTGCGGCGCGAACTTTGTCTTTCCATGGCCTTCGTCCTTTCGCAAGGGATTGGTTCAATTGTCCTTCCGCCCTTAGGGAAACGGGTAGACCGATCCTGCCTGTTTCTTGCCTGATCGTACGGATCCGGCCCTTTATCCGTATCGTAGACCTGCATCTGGATGCAAACGTTCAACCTCGTCGAGGAGTCATTCCACCAGATCCTGATTTTTCTCTTTCGCTATTGTCAACTTGTCATCAGGACGATTCCATAGGGGCGAAGCCGACGCGTACGCAGCCGGATAATTGAGGCTTCTTAGGAAACGCGAAAAGGCGGGAGGCAATCGGGTCCGAACAATAACGCCGGGTGGCCCTTTCGGGCCGCCCGGCGTTTTCGTTCACTGCTATGGAACCGTGGTCGGCGCGGTTCGCCGAATCAGGTCCCCATTTCCCAGGACGACAGGTACTTCTTCTGCTCGGCGGTGAGCTTGTCGATGCTCGTGCCACCTGCCGCCAGCTTGAGCCGCGCGATCTCGCGGTCGATCACGTCGGGCACCGGGTAAACCTTTTTCTCGAGCTTCGACGCGTTCTTCACCATGTACTCGGCGGAGAGCGCCTGGTTGGCGAAGCTCATGTCCATCACGTTGGACGGGTGGCCTTCGGCGGCCGCCAGGTTGATGAGGCGCCCTTCGCCCAGCAGGTGGATGCAGCGGCCGTCCTTCATCTTGTATTCCTCGACGAAGGGGCGGATCGTGCGCTTGGTCTTCGCCAGCTTCTCGAGCGCCGGGATGTCGATCTCGGCGTTGAAGTGGCCCGAGTTGCAGACGATGGCGCCGTCGCCCATCTTCGCGAAGTGCTCGCCCCGGATCACGTTGAGGTTGCCCGTGACCGTGCAGAAGATGTCGCCGATCTTCGCCGCTTCGGACATGGGCATGACGTCGA contains the following coding sequences:
- a CDS encoding LptF/LptG family permease — translated: MKRLHKYILAEVAGPFFIGLLTFTLVVLLHRFSLLSDLVVSKGVPPELGGRLLLAFVPMFLEITLPAALLLAVLLALGRFGADSEITAMQTAGMGMRSFAGPVMLVSILAFSASLYIGWAGVAWGNREMKATLARILSIRAGAGASEHVFQEITPDVLLFPDRMSTDGRRMDGLLLVHNLGRREPALVFARRGEFASGTTNAVGLTLLDGAVHTDAPEDNAYRFASFRSLEFRLPLALSDAINPDDPRNLTVPQLFRKIREKGTGKEGATFIYHFHRRLSLAASCLAFGLAAVPLGLFQRARGKSPALAITVAVILFYYMFLAAAGAVESSSRIGMILLMWLPNLLVFGGAVVIFRMSETGIPAPPRILTILSARR
- the lptG gene encoding LPS export ABC transporter permease LptG, coding for MTILQRYLFRELAKTILLCSFGFVMLFLVIDFVDKADDFLKHGAAAREIALYYLATAPSVFVQISPVAVLVAVLVTISLRARSNELTAMFAGGLSLPRVCAPILIGCTLVSLLSFGFSELLIPRASRAAREVSRARVQPGKVAAQFSMNRYWIRGEGAILSAQLVDSRARTLSGFQYLGITPDFRLIRRIEATTATFGKDGRWHLDNGIERTETGGFVPVPFARETFSFPDTIQGFVDGETPPAEMTWSQLSAYVADLRAKGYDVHQYAVDLNAKLAYPLLNIIVSLIAIPFALSAPRSGGVWRSIGIGLLVGFFCWITLSLSLSVGRKGLLPPFVAAWAPGFLFASAGLLLFRHARR
- a CDS encoding aldo/keto reductase, which produces MKTVRLGKTGLEIFPLVFGTLPMGPLQANLLPAEGGKLIRRALDRGVTTIDTAELYGTYGHVREGLGGWDGPVVVLSKTHAADPATARAHVERALREMGRERIEVVHMHGAKVERPFSDRTEVFAELLKMKEEGKIAHVGLSSHYVPAIREAARHPEVEVIHPLLNRVGMGILGGTVDEMLEAISACAEAGKGIYAMKALAGGNFIRDARASLAWVRSFPFVHAVAIGMLSAEEVDANVRFFAEGVAEEDVWKPLEARRRRLRIMTQFCKGCGACVPACASRALSIVDGKAEVDASICVLCGYCAEACPEFVIRVV
- a CDS encoding DJ-1/PfpI family protein, translating into MKPLSGKKVLFLVNQVDFRDEEMLQPKEELTAAGAVVFIAARDKATAKGMLGAVVEPDLAIRDAMAADYDAVVAVGGRGTPDWLWQDDAAHALLRDSKAAGKLVAGICLSGATLAIAGVLKGVEATCWPTDDSLKAMRSGGASYVDRPVVVSGKIITANGPPAAHEFGKALIAALSR
- a CDS encoding FAD-binding oxidoreductase; the encoded protein is MTTFDKGKIEALKSGFKGEILLPGNGAYESARGIWNAMIDRHPAVIARCTDTPGVVRCVNFARDNALLLAVRGGGHNIAGNAVCDDGFVIDLSLMKAARVDVAGRRATIEGGATLGDLDAATQAHGLATPTGINSTTGIAGLTLGGGFGWLSRKYGMTVDNLESAEVVTAAGEVVRASATEHPDLFWALRGGSGNFGVVTRFEFRLHPVGPDLLSGLIVYPLSEAKAVLQQYREFIDKAPDELSVWPVLRLAPPLPFLPEAVHGKGIVALALIYAGDPKAGEQRVEPLRRFGTLLGEHVGVQPYVAWQKVFDPLLAPGARNYWKSHNFTKLEDGLFDTVIDAIGKQPSPQCEIFFGSIGGATTRPAPDATAYAHRETRFVMNVHGRWDDAADDQRCIGWARDFFKASAPFASGGVYVNFLTADEGDRIRSAYGPNYDRLVQVKRKYDPANLFRVNQNIPPG
- a CDS encoding DUF362 domain-containing protein, translated to MERQSSRRTFLKTSAVVLGAGALCGFRGMGDALGAGSDSSRVYFSRDIGPDALLKIYSRIDREITGRTGIKVHTGEPNGPNILPRDMVKALQARIPGSCLVETNTLYKGKRSTTADHRETIKVNGWDFCPVDILDEDGAVMIPVKGGKRFKEMSVGRNLLKYDSLVVLTHFKGHAMGGFGGSLKNIAIGLADGPIGKKMIHAAPDNENYASWLKGEPFQENMVESAKASIDHFGNRIVYINVLRNMSVDCDCAGVTAAPVKARNLGILASTDLLAVDKASIDLVYGLPEAELHDLRERIESRKGLRQLSYMKEMKMGNDRYELVTL